In Candidatus Buchananbacteria bacterium CG10_big_fil_rev_8_21_14_0_10_42_9, a single window of DNA contains:
- a CDS encoding adenylate kinase (essential enzyme that recycles AMP in active cells; converts ATP and AMP to two molecules of ADP) has protein sequence MKLLVFGPQGSGKGTQAELIARRHDIPYISTGDIFRYHLKNETELGEKVEANISKGLLVPDELTNEIVKDRLQQPDCAVGFVLDGYPRNKIQQDFLHSITEIDKAVVIQISDTEAITRLEGRLACKCGLSYHVKYNPPKTKGICDKCGNQLFVRDDDKPLAIQKRLAIYHEETEPLLEKYRSGGTLIEINGSQPIEDVYQTIDSQLA, from the coding sequence ATGAAGCTATTAGTTTTTGGACCACAAGGCTCGGGCAAAGGCACGCAAGCTGAATTAATTGCCCGGCGGCATGATATTCCGTATATTTCAACCGGGGATATTTTTCGTTATCACCTAAAAAATGAAACTGAATTGGGTGAAAAAGTGGAGGCTAATATCAGTAAAGGGTTATTAGTACCCGATGAATTAACTAATGAAATTGTTAAAGACCGGCTACAGCAGCCGGATTGCGCGGTTGGTTTTGTGCTGGATGGATACCCGAGAAATAAAATCCAGCAAGATTTTTTACATTCAATTACTGAAATTGATAAAGCTGTCGTAATTCAAATTTCTGACACTGAGGCAATTACAAGGCTAGAGGGCAGATTAGCCTGCAAGTGTGGGTTGAGTTATCATGTTAAGTACAACCCGCCCAAAACCAAAGGTATTTGTGATAAGTGTGGCAATCAATTATTCGTCCGGGATGACGATAAACCGTTGGCGATTCAAAAACGCTTAGCGATTTATCATGAAGAAACCGAACCGTTGTTAGAAAAATATAGATCAGGCGGTACTTTAATTGAGATTAATGGCAGCCAACCTATTGAAGATGTTTATCAAACGATAGATTCTCAACTTGCGTAA